The proteins below are encoded in one region of Phaseolus vulgaris cultivar G19833 chromosome 1, P. vulgaris v2.0, whole genome shotgun sequence:
- the LOC137815418 gene encoding probable boron transporter 7, whose protein sequence is MEPFGGIIQDFRGRVACYKHDWTSAFRSGIKILAPTFYIFFASALPVIAFGEQLNRDTGGSLSTVETLTSTAICGIIHSIFGGQPLLILGVAEPTVIMYTILYQFCTKSPDLGVELFLPWAGWVCVWTSLLLIMLAVFNACTIISRFTRLAEELFGMLITVLFFQEAILGIRNEFKTPKSENPSTEEHQFHWRYINGLLSVIFSLGILLTALMSRRARTWKLGTGWQRALVADYGIPLMVVFWTGMSYTVPSKVPSTIPRRLVCPLPWESESLYHWTVIMDMGKVPVLYIFAAFIPAVMVAGLYFFDHSVASKMAQQKEYNLQKPSSFHYDMFLLGIMTLICGLLGLPPSNGVLPQSPMHTKSLAVLRTQLIRKKVVKSAKDCIKQQGNTTELYGKMQAVLIEMDSEPSTKTMTNLKEAVMKSSENNGENPKFDPEKHIDAYIPVRVNEQRVSNLLQSLLIGLSIFSISVIKTIPTSVLWGYFAYMAIDSLPGNQFYERILLLFVSQSRRKKILEGPHASFVESVPFKTIAIFTILQCAYFLVCYGVQLIPIGGILFPLPFFLLIFIREHVLPLIFNHADLHELDAAEYEEILGVPNTHKNPEDDDDDDYNAELLDEMTTHRGELKLRTVTLKKRTPVEDPMQQINIYE, encoded by the exons ATGGAACCGTTCGGAGGAATTATTCAAGATTTCAGAGGAAGGGTTGCATGTTACAAACATGATTGGACCAGTGCATTCCGTTCTGGCATTAA GATTCTGGCTCCAACTTTCTACATATTCTTCGCCTCAGCTCTTCCTGTTATTGCTTTTGGAGAGCAACTTAACAGGGATACAG GTGGAAGCTTGAGTACAGTAGAAACATTGACATCAACTGCTATTTGTGGAATTATCCATTCAATATTTGGTGGTCAACCTTTGTTGATTTTGGGAGTTGCTGAACCAACTGTTATAATGTACACTATTCTCTATCAGTTCTGCACAAAAAGTCCAGATCTAGGTGTTGAGTTGTTTCTGCCTTGGGCTGGCTG GGTTTGTGTGTGGACATCTTTGTTGCTGATTATGCTTGCAGTTTTCAATGCCTGCACAATTATCTCGAGGTTCACAAGACTCGCAGAGGAATTATTTGGCATGTTAATTACTGTCCTTTTCTTCCAAGAGGCTATACTG GGAATCAGGAATGAGTTCAAGACACCGAAATCTGAAAATCCTTCTACAGAGGAACATCAATTCCATTGGCGGTATATAAATGGACTACTTTCTGTCATTTTCTCTTTGGGAATACTTCTCACTGCCCTGATGAGTAGAAGAGCAAGAACATGGAAACTTGGAACAG GGTGGCAACGAGCTCTCGTTGCAGATTATGGGATTCCACTGATGGTTGTGTTTTGGACTGGAATGTCATATACTGTACCAAGCAAAGTTCCATCTACGATTCCTAGAAGGCTGGTTTGTCCACTTCCCTGGGAATCTGAGTCTCTCTACCACTGGACAGTAATAATG GATATGGGAAAGGTACCCGTGCTTTACATCTTTGCAGCATTTATTCCAGCTGTGATGGTAGCAGGTTTATACTTCTTTGATCATAGTGTTGCTTCTAAGATGGCTCAACAGAAGGAATATAATCTTCAAAAACCATCTTCTTTCCACTATGATATGTTCCTTCTTGGTATAATG ACTCTGATTTGCGGTTTACTTGGCCTTCCTCCATCAAATGGAGTCCTTCCTCAGTCCCCCATGCACACAAAGAGTTTGGCAGTTCTTAGGACTCAG TTGATCCGAAAGAAAGTGGTAAAAAGTGCCAAGGATTGCATTAAACAACAAGGAAACACCACTGAATTATATGGAAAGATGCAAGCTGTGCTTATAGAAATGGATTCTGAACCAAGT ACTAAAACAATGACGAATTTGAAGGAGGCTGTGATGAAATCTTCCGAAAATAATGGTGAAAATCCAAAATTTGATCCTGAGAAACACATTGATGCCTATATACCTGTCCGTGTTAATGAGCAAAGAGTCAGTAACTTATTACAGTCTCTCCTGATTGGCCTATCAATTTTTTCCATTTCTGTCATCAAAACGATTCCTACTTCAGTTCTGTGGGGATATTTTGCATACATGGCTATTGATAGTCTTCCAGGGAATCAATTCTATGAAAGGATATTGCTTCTCTTCGTCTCACAAAGCCGGCGCAAAAA AATTTTGGAAGGTCCTCATGCCTCATTTGTGGAATCAGTGCCATTCAAGACCATAGCCATATTCACAATCTTGCAGTGTGCATACTTTTTAGTGTGTTATGGGGTGCAATTGATACCTATTGGAGGAATACTTTTCCCATTACCTTTCTTCCTTCTCATATTTATAAGAGAGCATGTGCTTCCACTCATATTCAATCATGCTGATCTTCACGAACTAGATGCTGCTGAGTACGAGGAAATTCTTGGAGTTCCAAATACG CACAAAAATccagaagatgatgatgatgatgattacAACGCAGAGCTATTGGATGAGATGACAACTCACAGGGGAGAATTAAAGCTTAGAACTGTAACCCTAAAGAAAAGAACCCCCGTTGAAGACCCCATgcaacaaataaatatttatgaataa
- the LOC137813345 gene encoding carbon catabolite repressor protein 4 homolog 6 isoform X1 — protein sequence MRRAPPSLHLLAATDTAAATATSMSSCPPHRGRGRGFSGRPYSGGRGHFISGDAHLLSVREANLGLRRGESGSFTNQTPDNQNPLSNLRPHPPSLHNQRPEFRNRPHSPHFRPHFPQYRQHPPPEHRPTFRPHPPLRPPYYRDWEFALTPPPPHCERFKVLSYNILADYLALDHRNKLYFHIPSYILDWQWRKRSILFELGLWSADILCLQEVDRFHELAEELKPRGYCGIWKMRTGNPVDGCAIFWRKSRFNLLYEECIEFNKLGLRDNVAQLCVLEIINRNGSLPSSLTGSSKVVVCNIHVLYNPNRGEIKLGQVRVLLDKAKSVSKLWNDAPVVICGDFNCTPKSPLYNFISEQKLDLSGIDRNKVSGQASAIRASKPYYGPNAGEKSASGSVQARSTEGVKEVIEQNNYRSDMTDLDTKCHSLGNQHTHPFLDMSVKSCTNVECVNENDVFAGKDTQETAVDHSKIFCEVGSIKEQDPSYSEGRIHIVPVIGDINDITPVTSTSSATEAVNREKTGMGSNEHIPDAVPTSNKELSKKSNLHVLEENEQVEFDCSPTLLQEDNQSFTRVRIVLESTDLNNAVISPTKPSSQTSVSKAFEVPCIEYGDSPSHEEIADDQNSSASTYLVDKSHQLSNINFPLDDKEKSFFDEIDKTVTDCENIDDNSSFVSSLHNTEGVALDTSPSKKSDLDKSYQYKELNSASNLLLPVESNEVEDDLSRSQISKSICGQEATYNPALWTPTEIETATGNEDCTFLEHPLLLRSTYTEAMDRSGTRDPYGEPLVTSYNRRFSGTVDYIWRSEGLQTTGVLAPMAKYALEHTPGFPTKKWGSDHIALVTELAFMKDGTDICTKVK from the exons ATGAGACGCGCTCCTCCCTCTCTCCATCTCCTCGCCGCCACTGACACCGCCGCAGCCACCGCCACCTCGATGTCTTCTTGTCCTCCC CATCGAGGACGCGGTAGAGGCTTCTCCGGCCGCCCGTACTCTGGCGGCAGAGGCCACTTCATCTCCGGCGACGCGCACTTGCTCTCGGTCCGCGAAGCCAATTTAGGACTCCGGCGAGGCGAGAGTGGAAGCTTCACGAACCAAACGCCGGATAATCAGAATCCCCTGTCTAACCTGAGACCTCATCCACCGTCGCTTCACAATCAGCGTCCTGAGTTCCGTAATCGACCTCATTCCCCGCACTTTCGGCCGCATTTCCCGCAGTATCGGCAGCATCCTCCGCCTGAGCACCGGCCGACGTTTCGTCCGCATCCCCCGCTGAGGCCGCCATATTATCGAGACTGGGAGTTTGCCCTGACGCCGCCGCCTCCTCATTGTG AACGGTTTAAAGTTCTTTCCTATAATATATTGGCTGACTACCTTGCTTTGGACCACCGGAACAAACTTTATTTTCACATACCTTCATACATTTTGGACTGGCAGTGGAGAAAGAGAAGCATACTTTTTGAGTTGGGGCTGTGGTCAGCTGATATCTTGTGTTTACAG GAGGTCGATAGATTTCATGAGTTGGCAGAGGAGTTGAAGCCTAGGGGATACTGTGGCATCTGGAAG ATGCGTACAGGTAATCCAGTTGATGGCTGTGCAATCTTTTGGAGAAAATCAAG GTTCAATTTGTTATATGAAGAGTGCATTGAGTTTAATAAGCTGGGACTTAGGGACAATGTCGCCCAGCTATGTGTACTAGAG ATCATTAATCGAAATGGATCTCTCCCATCCAG CTTGACAGGCTCGAGTAAAGTTGTGGTTTGTAACATTCATGTGCTTTACAATCCTAACAGGGGAGAAATTAAGCTTGGCCAG GTTCGAGTGCTACTTGATAAGGCTAAATCTGTTTCTAAACTCTGGAATGATGCCCCTGTAGTTATCTGTGGGGATTTTAATTGTACACCCAAG AGTCCGTTATACAACTTTATATCAGAACAGAAG TTAGATCTGTCCGGAATAGATAGGAATAAGGTATCAGGACAAGCTTCTGCAATTCGTGCATCAAAGCCCTATTATGGTCCTAATGCTGG TGAAAAATCTGCTAGTGGTTCAGTTCAGGCCAGATCCACTGAAGGTGTCAAGGAAGTTATTGAACAAAATAACTATCGGTCGGACATGACAGACCTGGACACTAAATGTCACAGTTTGGGTAATCAACATACTCACCCATTTTTGGATATGTCTGTTAAGTCTTGTACAAATGTTGAGTGTGTAAATGAAAATGATGTATTTGCAGGAAAAGATACTCAGGAAACTGCTGTTGACCATTCAAAGATCTTTTGTGAAGTTGGTAGTATAAAAGAACAAGATCCTTCTTATAGTGAAGGTAGGATCCATATTGTTCCTGTAATTGGTGATATTAATGACATTACACCTGTGACCTCGACCTCTTCAGCTACTGAAGCAGTTAACAGAGAAAAAACTGGGATGGGAAGCAATGAACATATACCAGATGCTGTCCCAACTTCAAATaaagaattaagcaaaaaatcCAACTTACATGTCCTTGAAGAGAATGAACAAGTTGAGTTTGACTGTTCCCCAACTCTTCTTCAGGAAGATAATCAATCTTTCACAAGGGTGAGGATTGTTCTTGAGTCAACAGATCTAAACAATGCAGTAATTTCTCCAACTAAGCCATCCAGCCAAACTTCAGTTTCCAAAGCATTTGAAGTCCCTTGTATAGAGTATGGAGATAGCCCATCTCATGAAGAAATTGCTGATGACCAAAATAGCAGCGCATCAACATATCTAGTTGATAAATCGCATCAATTGTCCAACATTAACTTTCCACTTGATGATAAAGAGAAATCATTCTTTGATGAGATAGATAAAACCGTCACAGACTGTGAAAATATTGATGATAACAGCAGTTTTGTATCTTCCTTACATAATACTGAAGGAGTTGCTCTTGACACCAGTCCATCAAAGAAATCAGATCTTGATAAGTCCTATCAGTACAAGGAATTAAATTCTGCTTCCAACTTGTTGCTGCCTGTAGAAAGCAATGAAGTTGAGGATGACTTATCACGTAGTCAGATTTCTAAATCTATTTGTGGGCAGGAAGCTACTTATAATCCAGCATTGTGGACCCCTACGGAGATAGAAACTGCAACAGGAAATGAAGATTGCACCTTCTTGGAGCATCCTTTACTTCTTAGGAGCACATACACTGAGGCAATG GATCGTTCAGGGACCAGAGACCCCTATGGAGAGCCCCTTGTTACCAGTTATAATAGGCGCTTCTCGGGGACTGTTGATTACATTTG GCGATCTGAAGGTCTTCAAACAACCGGAGTTCTTGCTCCGATGGCTAAATATGCCTTGGAACATACTCCGGGATTCCCAACAAAG AAATGGGGCAGTGATCATATCGCATTGGTGACCGAGCTGGCTTTCATGAAAGATGGTACCGACATCTGCACCAAGGTTAAATAG
- the LOC137813345 gene encoding carbon catabolite repressor protein 4 homolog 6 isoform X2, translated as MRRAPPSLHLLAATDTAAATATSMSSCPPHRGRGRGFSGRPYSGGRGHFISGDAHLLSVREANLGLRRGESGSFTNQTPDNQNPLSNLRPHPPSLHNQRPEFRNRPHSPHFRPHFPQYRQHPPPEHRPTFRPHPPLRPPYYRDWEFALTPPPPHCERFKVLSYNILADYLALDHRNKLYFHIPSYILDWQWRKRSILFELGLWSADILCLQEVDRFHELAEELKPRGYCGIWKMRTGNPVDGCAIFWRKSRFNLLYEECIEFNKLGLRDNVAQLCVLEIINRNGSLPSSLTGSSKVVVCNIHVLYNPNRGEIKLGQVRVLLDKAKSVSKLWNDAPVVICGDFNCTPKSPLYNFISEQKLDLSGIDRNKVSGQASAIRASKPYYGPNAGEKSASGSVQARSTEGVKEVIEQNNYRSDMTDLDTKCHSLGKDTQETAVDHSKIFCEVGSIKEQDPSYSEGRIHIVPVIGDINDITPVTSTSSATEAVNREKTGMGSNEHIPDAVPTSNKELSKKSNLHVLEENEQVEFDCSPTLLQEDNQSFTRVRIVLESTDLNNAVISPTKPSSQTSVSKAFEVPCIEYGDSPSHEEIADDQNSSASTYLVDKSHQLSNINFPLDDKEKSFFDEIDKTVTDCENIDDNSSFVSSLHNTEGVALDTSPSKKSDLDKSYQYKELNSASNLLLPVESNEVEDDLSRSQISKSICGQEATYNPALWTPTEIETATGNEDCTFLEHPLLLRSTYTEAMDRSGTRDPYGEPLVTSYNRRFSGTVDYIWRSEGLQTTGVLAPMAKYALEHTPGFPTKKWGSDHIALVTELAFMKDGTDICTKVK; from the exons ATGAGACGCGCTCCTCCCTCTCTCCATCTCCTCGCCGCCACTGACACCGCCGCAGCCACCGCCACCTCGATGTCTTCTTGTCCTCCC CATCGAGGACGCGGTAGAGGCTTCTCCGGCCGCCCGTACTCTGGCGGCAGAGGCCACTTCATCTCCGGCGACGCGCACTTGCTCTCGGTCCGCGAAGCCAATTTAGGACTCCGGCGAGGCGAGAGTGGAAGCTTCACGAACCAAACGCCGGATAATCAGAATCCCCTGTCTAACCTGAGACCTCATCCACCGTCGCTTCACAATCAGCGTCCTGAGTTCCGTAATCGACCTCATTCCCCGCACTTTCGGCCGCATTTCCCGCAGTATCGGCAGCATCCTCCGCCTGAGCACCGGCCGACGTTTCGTCCGCATCCCCCGCTGAGGCCGCCATATTATCGAGACTGGGAGTTTGCCCTGACGCCGCCGCCTCCTCATTGTG AACGGTTTAAAGTTCTTTCCTATAATATATTGGCTGACTACCTTGCTTTGGACCACCGGAACAAACTTTATTTTCACATACCTTCATACATTTTGGACTGGCAGTGGAGAAAGAGAAGCATACTTTTTGAGTTGGGGCTGTGGTCAGCTGATATCTTGTGTTTACAG GAGGTCGATAGATTTCATGAGTTGGCAGAGGAGTTGAAGCCTAGGGGATACTGTGGCATCTGGAAG ATGCGTACAGGTAATCCAGTTGATGGCTGTGCAATCTTTTGGAGAAAATCAAG GTTCAATTTGTTATATGAAGAGTGCATTGAGTTTAATAAGCTGGGACTTAGGGACAATGTCGCCCAGCTATGTGTACTAGAG ATCATTAATCGAAATGGATCTCTCCCATCCAG CTTGACAGGCTCGAGTAAAGTTGTGGTTTGTAACATTCATGTGCTTTACAATCCTAACAGGGGAGAAATTAAGCTTGGCCAG GTTCGAGTGCTACTTGATAAGGCTAAATCTGTTTCTAAACTCTGGAATGATGCCCCTGTAGTTATCTGTGGGGATTTTAATTGTACACCCAAG AGTCCGTTATACAACTTTATATCAGAACAGAAG TTAGATCTGTCCGGAATAGATAGGAATAAGGTATCAGGACAAGCTTCTGCAATTCGTGCATCAAAGCCCTATTATGGTCCTAATGCTGG TGAAAAATCTGCTAGTGGTTCAGTTCAGGCCAGATCCACTGAAGGTGTCAAGGAAGTTATTGAACAAAATAACTATCGGTCGGACATGACAGACCTGGACACTAAATGTCACAGTTTGG GAAAAGATACTCAGGAAACTGCTGTTGACCATTCAAAGATCTTTTGTGAAGTTGGTAGTATAAAAGAACAAGATCCTTCTTATAGTGAAGGTAGGATCCATATTGTTCCTGTAATTGGTGATATTAATGACATTACACCTGTGACCTCGACCTCTTCAGCTACTGAAGCAGTTAACAGAGAAAAAACTGGGATGGGAAGCAATGAACATATACCAGATGCTGTCCCAACTTCAAATaaagaattaagcaaaaaatcCAACTTACATGTCCTTGAAGAGAATGAACAAGTTGAGTTTGACTGTTCCCCAACTCTTCTTCAGGAAGATAATCAATCTTTCACAAGGGTGAGGATTGTTCTTGAGTCAACAGATCTAAACAATGCAGTAATTTCTCCAACTAAGCCATCCAGCCAAACTTCAGTTTCCAAAGCATTTGAAGTCCCTTGTATAGAGTATGGAGATAGCCCATCTCATGAAGAAATTGCTGATGACCAAAATAGCAGCGCATCAACATATCTAGTTGATAAATCGCATCAATTGTCCAACATTAACTTTCCACTTGATGATAAAGAGAAATCATTCTTTGATGAGATAGATAAAACCGTCACAGACTGTGAAAATATTGATGATAACAGCAGTTTTGTATCTTCCTTACATAATACTGAAGGAGTTGCTCTTGACACCAGTCCATCAAAGAAATCAGATCTTGATAAGTCCTATCAGTACAAGGAATTAAATTCTGCTTCCAACTTGTTGCTGCCTGTAGAAAGCAATGAAGTTGAGGATGACTTATCACGTAGTCAGATTTCTAAATCTATTTGTGGGCAGGAAGCTACTTATAATCCAGCATTGTGGACCCCTACGGAGATAGAAACTGCAACAGGAAATGAAGATTGCACCTTCTTGGAGCATCCTTTACTTCTTAGGAGCACATACACTGAGGCAATG GATCGTTCAGGGACCAGAGACCCCTATGGAGAGCCCCTTGTTACCAGTTATAATAGGCGCTTCTCGGGGACTGTTGATTACATTTG GCGATCTGAAGGTCTTCAAACAACCGGAGTTCTTGCTCCGATGGCTAAATATGCCTTGGAACATACTCCGGGATTCCCAACAAAG AAATGGGGCAGTGATCATATCGCATTGGTGACCGAGCTGGCTTTCATGAAAGATGGTACCGACATCTGCACCAAGGTTAAATAG